The Salmo salar chromosome ssa06, Ssal_v3.1, whole genome shotgun sequence sequence CTCACAGTTGTCAGTCAAAATTGTCTTCTCGTAGTAATGTTGCAGCATCAGCGAGACGTGGGAATCAATCTGTTCGCCGTTCTTCAAATTCAAGGCCCTGGCATGACGGTCACATTGAGTATTATTCAACTAGACATTCTTACCAATGGATGCTGGTGGGCGTGTTTAGCACAGGTGTCACTCAAACCGCTGTATCCAATCCGAACACAACTTGCTTTGTAATTTACGTTTTTCTTACGCCCCCTTCCACGTCGACTTGCCCTATCGCCATATTTCAACTCGTTGCATCAAAAAAGGGATAGTGAAGCCGGTTAAATAAATTAGATAGAAAGCTAGTTTAAACCAGAAAAAGTTAAAAGAAGGCATCAGCTCTAGCAATGAACATCTTCAGGTTAACGGGAGACCTCTCTCACTTGGCAGCTATCATCATTCTCCTGCTCAAAATATGGAAAACCAGGTCGTGTGCTGGTGAGTATATTAGCTACTAAAATGTATATTTCTTCAAATGACTTATTGGCTATGTGCTGTTTACTTATGTATTTAGTTTGCCGTCTGCCCATATTCCAACCCATCCAGTTAGCTGTAGTTTAGATCCCTGTAGACAGCTAGCTAACATGGATAGTTAACGTTATATTCCGAACCCACTGATATTTACCTGCTAACTGCAGAACAAACAAGCAATGAATGGCATTTTAAGTGCTGATCAGTATATATAATGCATCATGAAACAATTATATGCAGATCATGTTGTGTTCGCTAACTAGTGAGCTTCAATTGGTTGAACGTTAGCTACTTCACCACCGTAGCATGTCAACTTGTTAGCTGTCTATTCTAGCGCGGCAACTTGGATTGCTCTGATTTTAAAGTTAACTACTAGCTATACGGATTACTGTTTAATCAAAGCCTTCATTGAATATCTGGTTTGCCACCTATGTAACTGGTAGCTAACTTGCTACGCAAAACATGTTAACTACGGTATCTAATTAGCTAGTTACGTGTAACAGCCAAAATAgtcgattaaaaaaaaaaatcgattGCTCATAGAGTGATGCAAGTTTGGACACTGTACCGTGCTTTCAGATGAGGTATTTATTAAGAACTTCTGTTTAAACATCCCGTCTAGTGTCACCTTGTTTTCTGCAACAGTCTGGCATGCGAGTTCACTCAATGTAGCCTGGCGTTTGATTGTTAGATCTGGACTCTGACGTGGCATTCTAGAAAGTCTCACGAAATTAAATTAGGTGGAAAGGAATCAATGCATTCCTACTCATAAGTAGTCGACACTTCTACATTTATGTCTCAAATTAGCTGAACACATCCTATATTCTAAACACTCGCACACGTTTCTCTCATCGACCTTGTTTGCATCGAATTAATTTGCCTTTGGGGCATTAGGATCTGCTGTCTTTTTCTAATACCAGTCACTGTAATATATGGAATAAATACGTTTTCTTGTGCACATTGCGATTAGGCCTACATGGAGATGCATTAGTTGCAGAGTGATCACCCTGGTCTTAAGATGCAGCTGCATTTCTTGATGTAGTCAGACATGGGGTTTGTCTCATTCACATTTCCAACTGCTGTTGATAAGATACTGTCATACTTGCAGCCCTGACCGGGCAGGGGCTTGCAAAGGAAGACTATTTCAGAAGTTGTGAAGGACTTGCCATTCTTCCAGAACTTGTTCTTGAAGTGATGCAAAACTAGAAGAATTTCTTATTTCATTCCAGGGTATTATCTGTCCTACTGTTGTAAAACTGGTTGTCCCTTCCAGGTATCTCCGGGAAGAGCCAGATCCTGTTTGCTTTGGTCTTCACTACTCGCTACCTGGACCTCCTCACCTCCTTCATTtccctctacaacaccaccatgaaGGTAAGAGGATGGCAGGGCCTTAATACTGAGCCTTCGTTTCCTTCTCTCCATACCTCCAAACCACTGATAGTAGTGATTAAGTGTTATGAGTTGGGCCAGGCGGAATCTGTGGAATCCCTTACAGAGTTGACTGCATAAGCAATTGACAACGTCATCACCAAATCTCTCTGGGGCTTCAGATAAGTTCTATCTGTAGATTTCTTCTGGACCTAGTCCTTATGAGAGACGCTCTAGACTGTGCTACTATTTTCTTCTCAGCACCATTAACATGGGATACCTtcattttctccctctcctcttccctgcaGGTGATCTACATTGGTTGTGCCTACGCCACTGTCTACCTGATCTACATGAAGTTCAAGGCCACCTACGATGGGAACCATGACAGCTTCCGAATGGAGTTCCTGGTGGTTCCTGTAGGGGGCCTCGCATGCCTGGTCAACCATGACTTCTCTttcctagaggttagagacatttacattacatatgAAGGAGAAACCCCTAGTTGATGGCTACTTAACCTATTCCACATGGTCAGTTGTTAGCGGGTGGGTGGATGAGATTAATGGCTAATATACAGTGTTGtgtttgtctttctctttctatcaGATCCTGTGGACATTCTCCATCTACCTGGAGTCGGTGGCCATCCTGCCCCAGCTCTTCATGATCAGTAAGACTGGTGAGGCGGAGACCATCACCACCCACTACCTGTTCTTCCTGGGTCTCTACCGGGCCCTGTACCTCTTCAACTGGATCTGGCGCTTTTACTTTGAGGGTTTCTTTGACATGATCGCCATTGTGGCCGGCATGGTGCAGACCATCCTCTACTGCGACTTTTTCTACCTTTATGTCACCAAAGGTGAGTGTCCACCTAAATGTCCACCTCTGATTTATGTTCTGCCATCTGTGTATTCGCTGTTTGACCTTCTGGTATTTTATGTATGCGTAAGTAAGCATTGTTGAGTTTGTAGGACTACATCATATCCTAAACGAGTTATAATCTATCTAGATACACTTTGAATGTTGTAGTACACAGGAGTCAGCACACTGCAAGGGAAAtgcattaaaaaataaaataattggaCCCTCTGACATGTATCTCAATAATCCTCAGTGCTGAAAGGAAAGAAGCTGAGCCTGCCAGCATGAGCGGTTCAGACGGAGACCCCGTGTCTCCCAGCAGACTCAGGGTGCGTGGAGATAACATCATGGAACCCCACCGAGCGAACGCAAGATGCCTGAGAGACAGAGCGACTCAAGGGGGAAAAACACTAGTCTTCTTCATGAATAACTTTGAACTGGTAAACAACAAACGGCTCCAAAACTGAATGGGAGGTCATCCCAGGTCTTCACGCAGTCTTCAGATATCTATTTTTAGCATCTTGCCTTACCTTTTCTCATTGCTGTTCAAAATAGAAAgaaaacatgttttgttttttcaaCATGTGAGGTGTGCTCTTTGATGGCTCAATATGCATTGTATCGATTAGGGTTGACTCAATGCAAAGTACCATGCCAAACTTCAAAATGAGATGCAAAAATCTAGTCTGTATGATTAAGATGGAAACGATGTGTCAAGGAGTATTATGTAATGATTTTTATGTCTTGCTATTTTTTCATACATAGTTTTTTATGTGAC is a genomic window containing:
- the LOC106606750 gene encoding ER lumen protein-retaining receptor 2, whose product is MNIFRLTGDLSHLAAIIILLLKIWKTRSCAGISGKSQILFALVFTTRYLDLLTSFISLYNTTMKVIYIGCAYATVYLIYMKFKATYDGNHDSFRMEFLVVPVGGLACLVNHDFSFLEILWTFSIYLESVAILPQLFMISKTGEAETITTHYLFFLGLYRALYLFNWIWRFYFEGFFDMIAIVAGMVQTILYCDFFYLYVTKVLKGKKLSLPA